From a single Chitinophaga sp. Cy-1792 genomic region:
- a CDS encoding TPM domain-containing protein translates to MGLLPFKRKEIFSESEKTRLVQAIRVAERLTSGEIRLFVESHCKYVDPIERAREAFTSLGMEKTKQRNGVLVYVAIKDKQFAILGDQGIHEKVGTDFWIKEANLMRSHFRDSHIIEGIEECIREIGESLRTHFPHEADNVNELPDDIVFGK, encoded by the coding sequence ATGGGGCTTTTACCATTTAAACGAAAAGAAATTTTTTCTGAATCGGAGAAGACCAGACTCGTGCAGGCTATCCGGGTAGCCGAAAGACTTACATCCGGTGAAATAAGGTTATTCGTAGAAAGTCATTGCAAATATGTGGACCCCATAGAAAGAGCCAGAGAGGCTTTCACCTCCCTCGGTATGGAGAAAACTAAACAACGCAATGGCGTATTGGTATACGTGGCCATAAAAGACAAACAGTTCGCTATCCTGGGTGACCAGGGTATTCATGAAAAAGTAGGTACCGACTTCTGGATAAAAGAAGCGAACCTCATGCGCTCGCACTTCCGTGACAGCCACATCATTGAAGGTATCGAAGAATGTATCCGCGAAATCGGTGAATCCCTTCGTACCCACTTCCCACATGAAGCCGATAATGTCAACGAACTGCCAGACGATATCGTCTTCGGTAAATAG
- a CDS encoding LemA family protein: MRTGIIVLIVLALLVMVGCGKYNGMVQEDETVKNKWNTVQSAYQRRADLIPNLVSTVKGAANFETTTLTKVMEARASATQIKVDANDLTPEKVQQYQAAQGQLSQALGRLLAVSEAYPDLKANQNFRDLQVQLEGTENRINVARNDFNDAVASYNKTIRTFPNNIVAGVTGFKQKQGFTADAAAQEAPKVQF, translated from the coding sequence ATGAGAACAGGTATTATTGTACTTATTGTACTAGCACTTTTGGTAATGGTTGGTTGTGGTAAATACAACGGAATGGTACAGGAGGACGAAACTGTGAAAAATAAATGGAATACCGTTCAAAGTGCCTACCAACGCAGGGCCGATCTTATCCCTAACCTGGTATCCACCGTGAAAGGTGCCGCCAACTTCGAAACTACTACCTTGACTAAAGTAATGGAAGCACGCGCCAGCGCTACCCAAATCAAAGTAGATGCTAACGACCTCACTCCGGAAAAAGTTCAACAATATCAGGCCGCACAAGGTCAGTTATCTCAGGCACTCGGCAGACTCCTCGCCGTATCTGAAGCATATCCGGACCTGAAAGCGAATCAGAACTTCCGCGACCTCCAGGTGCAGCTCGAAGGAACAGAAAACAGAATCAACGTAGCCCGCAACGACTTCAACGATGCCGTTGCCTCCTACAACAAAACCATCCGCACGTTCCCGAATAACATTGTTGCCGGCGTTACCGGTTTCAAACAAAAACAAGGGTTCACTGCCGATGCTGCCGCTCAGGAAGCGCCTAAAGTGCAATTCTAA
- a CDS encoding dipeptidase, with amino-acid sequence MQVWKDYQAQNKDRFLEELLDLLRIPSVSADSRFNKDTERCAEAVKQRLIEAGADNVEVCPTAGHPIVYGEKLIDPSLPTVLVYGHYDVQPADPLELWHSGPFEPVIKDGNIYARGSADDKGQFYMHVKAFETMNKTNSIPCNIKFMIEGEEEVGSANLGIFLKENKERLKADVVLISDTSMISLEDPSIDTGLRGLAYMEVEVTGPNRDLHSGVYGGAVANPATILAKMIASLHDENNHITIPGFYDRVQDLTADERAALNAAPFDEEEYKKDLGINDVWGEKGYSTIERTGIRPTLEVNGIWGGYTGEGSKTVLPSKAFAKISMRLVPDQDWHEISDLFTKHFEAIAPKSVTVKVTKHHGGSPYVTPTDSVAFKAAQQAINATFGKEPIPVRGGGSIPIVALFESVLGLKTVLMGFGLDSDNLHSPNEKYGLANYYKGIETIPYFHKYFAELSK; translated from the coding sequence ATGCAAGTTTGGAAAGATTACCAGGCTCAAAACAAAGATCGTTTCCTGGAAGAACTGCTGGATCTGTTACGCATACCTTCGGTGAGTGCAGATTCCCGTTTTAATAAAGACACAGAGCGTTGCGCTGAAGCAGTGAAACAACGCCTGATTGAAGCAGGTGCTGATAATGTAGAAGTATGTCCGACAGCTGGTCATCCTATCGTATATGGTGAAAAATTAATTGATCCTTCCCTGCCTACTGTACTGGTGTATGGTCACTACGACGTACAACCTGCTGACCCGCTGGAGCTCTGGCACAGTGGTCCGTTTGAACCGGTAATCAAAGATGGTAATATCTATGCCCGTGGCAGCGCTGACGATAAAGGTCAGTTCTACATGCACGTGAAGGCTTTTGAAACCATGAATAAAACCAATTCCATCCCTTGCAACATCAAATTTATGATTGAGGGAGAGGAAGAAGTTGGTTCTGCTAACCTGGGTATCTTCCTGAAAGAAAATAAAGAGCGTCTGAAAGCGGATGTAGTCCTGATTTCAGATACTTCCATGATCAGCCTGGAAGATCCTTCCATTGATACCGGCTTACGTGGCCTGGCTTATATGGAAGTGGAAGTAACCGGCCCTAACCGCGATCTTCACTCCGGTGTTTATGGCGGCGCCGTAGCCAATCCGGCTACTATTCTGGCTAAAATGATTGCCAGTCTGCACGACGAAAACAATCACATTACCATCCCTGGCTTCTACGATCGCGTACAGGACCTGACTGCCGACGAAAGAGCTGCACTGAATGCTGCTCCTTTTGACGAGGAAGAATACAAGAAAGACCTGGGCATCAATGATGTATGGGGAGAGAAAGGTTATAGCACCATCGAAAGAACCGGTATCCGTCCTACTTTGGAAGTAAACGGTATCTGGGGTGGTTATACCGGCGAAGGTTCCAAAACTGTTCTGCCTTCTAAAGCATTTGCGAAAATCTCTATGCGTCTGGTACCTGACCAGGACTGGCATGAGATCTCTGACCTGTTCACCAAACACTTTGAGGCGATTGCCCCTAAGAGCGTGACAGTAAAGGTAACCAAGCACCATGGCGGTAGTCCGTATGTGACCCCGACAGACTCTGTTGCCTTCAAAGCAGCACAGCAGGCGATCAACGCTACCTTCGGTAAAGAACCAATCCCTGTACGTGGCGGCGGTAGTATTCCTATCGTGGCATTGTTTGAATCGGTACTGGGACTGAAAACCGTGTTGATGGGCTTTGGTCTGGACAGCGACAACCTGCACTCTCCTAACGAGAAATAC
- a CDS encoding response regulator yields MSAQHINILYIDDEVHNLNAFKASFRRLYNVFTATSAEEAEKLLQEQEFHIIISDQRMPKMTGIEFFESILERHPEPIRMLLTGYADINAVVDAINKGQVYKYFSKPWNEEELKHNIEKAYEVYSLRKENKELTAKLLDVNEKLEFLVRQKLIS; encoded by the coding sequence ATGAGTGCGCAACACATTAACATACTCTATATCGATGATGAAGTACACAACCTGAATGCATTTAAAGCTTCATTCAGAAGGCTTTATAATGTATTCACCGCTACTTCAGCCGAAGAGGCAGAAAAGCTGCTGCAAGAGCAGGAATTTCACATCATTATTTCGGATCAGCGCATGCCCAAAATGACAGGTATCGAATTCTTTGAATCTATACTTGAGCGTCACCCCGAACCAATCCGCATGTTACTTACCGGATATGCCGACATCAATGCCGTAGTTGATGCTATCAACAAGGGACAGGTGTATAAGTACTTCTCCAAACCCTGGAATGAAGAGGAACTGAAGCACAACATTGAAAAGGCCTACGAGGTATATTCCCTGAGAAAGGAAAACAAAGAGCTGACAGCCAAATTATTAGATGTAAACGAGAAACTGGAGTTCCTCGTTCGTCAGAAACTGATTTCCTAA